The DNA segment TTGAGCACCACCATGCCGCCGCCCTCGGAGCGGGTGTAGCCGTCGGCGTCCGAGGAGAACGACTTGATCCGCCCATCGGGCGCCAACACCGCGCCGATCTCGTCGAAACCCAGCGTCACCATCGGCGTGATCAGCGCGTTCACCCCGCCGGCGACCACCACGTCGGCCTCGCCGTTGCGCAGTGCCTGCACGCCCTGGTGGATCGCCACCAGCGAACTCGAGCACGCCGTGTCGACGGTGACCGACGGGCCGCGGAAGTCGTAGAAGTACGACACCCGGTTGGCGATGATCGAGCTGGCGGTGCCGGTGATGGCGTAGGGGTGCGCGACCGTCGGGTCGGAGACCGCCAGGAAGCTGTAGTCGTTGGTGGAGCTGCCGACGAACACGCCGACGGCCTGGCCGCGCAGGCTCGACGCCGGGATGCGGGCGTGCTCGAGCGCCTCCCAGGTCAGCTCCAGCGCCATCCGCTGCTGCGGGTCGATGTTGTCGGCCTCGGTCTTGGCCACCGCGAAGAACTCGGAGTCGAAGCCCTTGATGTCCTTCAGGTAGCCGCCCCGGGTGCGGGCGTTGCGCACCCGCTCGGCCAGCCGCGGCTCTTCCAGGAACTCTGACCAGCGGCCCGCGGGCAGGTCGGTGATACCGTCACGGCCGTCCAGCAGCGCCTGCCAGGTCTCCTTCGGGCTGTTCATGTCGCCGGGGAAACGGGTGGACAAACCCACCACCGCGATGTCGACCCGCTCGGCCGGCCCGGTGCGCGACCAATCCACATCGTCGTCGGCAGATGTGCTTGTCTCCGGCTCGCCCTCGATGATCCGCGTCGCCAGCGATTCGATGGTCGGATGCTGGAACGCCACCGCGACCGACAGCGTCACCCCGGTCAAGTCTTCGATGTCGGCGGCCATCGCCACCGCATCCCGCGACGACAACCCCAGCTCGACCATGGGCACCGACTCGTCGATCGAGTCCGGTGATTTCCCGACGGCCTTGCCCACCCAGGTGCGCAGCCACTCCCGCATCTCGGGAACGGTCATATCGGTCTTTGCGGGGTGCCGCACGGGTGCGTCGTTCGCGTGGAGTTCGTCCAGCTCAGCCATGGGTACCTAGCTCAATCCGACTCGGTGGCAAAGATCGTCGGGGAACCCACACCACTGCGCAGGCTGCCGTCGAGGTAGGCGGCGCGGCATGCACGGCGGCCGATCTTGCCGCTGGAGGTTCGCGGAATGGTGCCGGCCTGGACCAGCAGCACGTCGCGCACGGTGACCCCGTGCCCGACGGCGATCGCCGCGCGGATGTCGTCGGCGATCGGCTGGTAGTCCAGCTTGTGGGCGCCGGCGGCGCGCTCCCCGACGATCACCAACTGCTCGGAGGTGTCTTCCGGGTCGAATTTCAGGCCGGCGTGCGGGTCGTCGAACACCTTCTGCGGCAGCTGGTTGGCGGGCACCGAGAAGGCGGCCACGTAGCCGACCCGCAAGGCCTTGGTGGCCTCCTGCGCGGTGTACTCCAGGTCCTGCGGGTAGTGGTTGCGGCCGTCGATGATGACCAGGTCCTTGATCCGGCCGGCGATAAACAGGTGGCCCCGGTAGTAGGCGCCGTAGTCGCCGGTGCGCACCCACAGCCCGTCGTCGGGCGCGCCCTCGGCGTGTGACTCGCTGATCCGGGACTTGAGGATGTTCCGGAACGTCTTGACGGTTTCTTCGTCCTTGCCCCAGTAGCCGATGCCCAGGTTGTTGCCGTGCAACCAGATCTCGCCGATCTGCCCGTCCGGCAGCTCGCTGGCTGTCTCGGGGTCGACGATGGCGGCCCATTCGTCAACCCCGACCTTGCCTGCGGAGACCTGCGCGACGGCGTTGGGCGCGTCGGCGGACACCTCGACGAAGCGCTGGTTGTTCAGCTCCTCACGGTCGACGTGGATGACGGTCGGTTTCTCGTTCATCGGGGTGGTCGAGACGAACAGCGTCGCCTCGGCCAGGCCGTAGGACGGCTTGACCGCGGTCGGGCGCAGGCCATAGGGCTCGAAGGCCTTGAAGAACTTGCGCATCGACGCCGGCGAAACCGGCTCGCTGCCGTTGAGGATCCCCTTGACGTTGCTCAGGTCCAGGGGCGGCTCGTCGTCGCGGGGCACACCGCGCACCGCGGCGTGCTCGAACGCGAAGTTGGGCGCGGCCGAGAAGGTGCCGCCGGTCTCCCCGGGTTTGCGGGCCAGCTCGCGAAGCCACCGGCCGGGCCGGCGCACGAACGCGGCGGGCGTCATGAACGTGAAGCTCTGGCCCAGCACCGGGGCCACCAAGGCGGTGATCAGGCCCATGTCGTGGAAGAACGGCAGCCAGCTGACCCCGCGGTCGCCTTCCGATCCCTCCAGGGCATTGAGCACCTGCAGCACGTTGGTGGGCAAGTTCAGATGGGTGATCTGCACACCGGATGGAATGCGGGTGGAGCCGGAGGTGTATTGCAGGTAGGCGATGGTGGTCTCGTCGGCCACCGGCTCCTGCCAGGTGGCCGAGACCTCGTTGGGCACCGCGTCGACGGCGATGACGCGCGGCCGTTCCCTGGCCGACCTGCTGCGGATGAACTTGCGGACACCCTCGGCCGAATCGCTGGTGGTCAGGATCGTCGACGGGGTGCAGTCATCGAGCACCGCGTGCAACCGCCCCACGTGACCGGGCTCGGCGGGGTCGAACAGCGGCACCGCGATCCGGCCGGAATACAGCGCGCCGAAGAAGGAGATGAGGTAGTCCAGGTTCTGCGGGCACAGGATGGCGATCCGGTCACCCGGCTGGGTGACCTGTTGCAGGCGGGCCCCGACCGCGCGGTTGCGCGCGCTGAAGTCGGACCACAAGATGTCGCGCGCAACACCGTCACGTTCGGTGGAGTAGTCCAAGAACCGATACGCCAGCTTGTCGCCGCGCACCTTCGCCCACCGCTCAACGTGACGAACCAGGTTGGTCCCTTTCGGGAACCTGATCTTGCCATGCACGATGAACGGGTTGTGGTACGTCATGCCGCCCTCTCCTGTCACAACACTGTCTTCAACGTCGGCTTGCGCCGGTGGGCTCGGCCTGCGCCGACGGTCCGATGCCGACCACGCGACGGTTACCCCTGCGCACGCACCGACCTCGGCCGGCGCACGCTTGGCGTGGGCGCGCCTGTCGTTGCCTTCGACCCGATCGGGTCAACCACATGCTCTTAAGTTTCTCTTAATGTTAAGGGCCGGTGCGCGGCAGACCAAATCACAAGGTACCGCCGATCGGCCCCGCTATCTCCGCACTCAACGCTGTGTCAACGCTGTGTCCGGCCGCGGCAAGGCGCACCTACCCGGCCCGGCCGTTCATCCATGCTTGGGATGGGGCGCCTTCTCGATAAGCCCCCGCGCCCAGTTCAACGTCCATTCGGTGGCGGGCTGCCCATCGGAGTTCCAGAACTCGGGGGTGGCATACATCGCGTGCACGGGCTGGCCGGCGCCGCCGGCCAGCGTGTTCAGCGTGGTCGGCAGGTTAGCGGGACTGAACGCCTCCCGCGGGGCGGCGCAGATCAGGTCGCCCGCGGCGCAGATCTCGTTGGTGCGACCGTCGAGGGCGCCGAAGCCGCCCGGCCGCGCGCCCGTCATCGTCAGGCCCAGCCCGGACAGCACCGGCACCTCGTGCAGGGTGACCTCGGCGCCCTCTCCCGGCGGGCTGGGCGGGACCTGGTTACCCACCCCGGGCTCACGACGGCCGTCTGCGATCAACGTCACTCCCAGGACCAAGTCCTCATCGACCGGCCCACGCCCGTTGCCGATGTCGCTGGCCACATCGCCCGCGATCACCGCACCCTGTGAGAAGCCGATCAGCAGGTAGCTGGTCAGCGGGCAGTTGTTGGCCATGTCGGTGATCGCCTGCACCATCGCGCGGGTGCCCTCGGCGCGGCTGTCGTTGTAGGACATCTGGTTGTCGGCGCTCAACGGATTGTGAAACTGCGCCGTATACGGAACCGTATAGGTCTGCACCCTGGACGCCGGGAACTGCCCAGAGATCGGCCCGGTCACGGTGAGCAGCAACGCTTTCGGGAATTGGACCGGCTTGTACGGGTCGTCCTGCGGTGACGACTCCCAGGTGCCGGGAACCGAGACCAGCTGCACGTCGGGGCAGGACGCGTCCTGGAAGGCGGGACGGGGTTTTCGCGGGTGCGACGGGGTGGCACCCGGCGTCAATACACCGGGCGGCACCGCGCTGGGCGGGGACTCGGGGCGGCGCAGCAGCATCACCCCGGCCACGATGACCAGCGCCACGACGACCGCCATCGCACAGGCCGCCGTCCAGGCGAGGATACGGTGGCGTCTACGCCGGGCGTTCTTGGCCATGTTCTCCTGCCAGCGGCTTGGGTGGGTGTCCGGTCGATCGACGGGCAGACCCGGTGGCCTCCGCTGGCATACCGACCGGGTCATCCACGCCGCCGCGACGCGACCATTCGGCCGTGCGCCGCACTCCTTACACGGTACCGGCTCCCGGAACCACGCCGTGGTCCTGCGCCCTTGGCCGGCGTTACCGGATGGCCCCGACGATATCGCCGGTCATGGCGCTCAGCTGGGCCGCCCACGAGCCCCAGCCGTTGTCACCGCCGCCGGGGAAATCGAAGTGCCCGTTGTGTCCGCCGACGTTGCGGTACTGCTGGTAGAAATTCCGGGCACTGCCCATCGCCTCAGCCGATGCACCCATCATGGCGGCGGGATTGCTGGCCCCGGGGTTGGTCGGACTCCACACCCACACCCGGGTGTTGTTCTGCGCCAGCAACGCGGCGTGCACCCACGGGTCGTGCCACTTCCACCGGCCCAGCTGTGGGGCGCCCCACATCCCGTTGCCGTCCACACCGCCATATTGCTGCAGGCCGGCCAGGATCGCCCCGTTGATCGTGGTGCTCGACGGATACAGAAACCCGGACAACGATCCGGCGAAGCCGAACCGGTCGGGGTGAAAGGTGGCCAGCGCCATCGCGCCATAGCCGCCCTGCGCGGCGCCCACCGCGCCGTGCCCACCCGGGGCCAGGCCCTTGTTGGCGGCCAGCCAATCGGGTAGCTCACTGGACAGGAAGGTGTCCCACTGCTTGCTGCCGTCCTGCTCCCAATTGGTGTACATGCTGTAGGCGCCGCCGGCCGGCGCCACCACCGAGATCCCCTTGCCGGCCAAGGTGTTCATCGCGTTACCCGCGGTCACCCAGTTACTGACATCCGGGGCGGCGTCGCACGCGTCCAGCAGATACACCGCGTGCGGTCCCCCGGCCAAGAACGCGACCGGGATGTCGCGGCCCATCGCAGCCGAGGGCACCATCAGGGTCTCGTACGGGGCGGCGTTGGCCACGCCCAGGGATCCCGGCGTCGCCGCCGCAAAGCCCGCCGCGACGGACAACGCAACCACGCAGAGCGCCCGTGTCAGCACCGACAGACCCCTCATGTCCACCTCCATCCCGCGGGGTCCGGGCAAGGCCCGGCTCGCAAGGTAGCTAACCACACCGCGCACGCTCGGATAAAGGGGAGATGAGACGACCAGCGGCGGCAACCCGGCCGGGTTGCCGCCGCTGGTCGTGGTTGCTGCCAGACCCAGCCCGATCAGGTGTGCTGGGTGTTGCCGTTGGTGGTGCCGCCGTTGGGGGTGGCGCCCAGCGCCTGCTGCAGGTCAGACTTCATCGCGTTGAGCTGCGCACCCCAGTATTCCCAGCTGTGCGTGCCGCTGTCCGGGAAGTTGAACACGGCGTTGTGGCCGCCACCGGCGTTGTAGGCGTCTTGGTACTTGATGTTGCTGGTCCGCACGAAGCCCTCGAGGAACTTGGCGGGCAGGTTGTTGCCACCCAGGTCCGAGGGCTTGCCGTTGCCGCAGTACACCCACAGACGGGTGTTGTTGGCGATCACCGTGCCGACGTTCAACAGCGGGTCGTTGCGCTGCCATGCCGGGTCACCGGACGGCCCCCACATGTCTGAGGCCTTGTAGCCCCCGGCGTCACCCATCGCCATGCCGATGACCGTCGGCCCCATCGCCTGGGAGGGGTCCAGCAGGGCCGACATCGCGCCCGCGTAGACGAACTGTTGCGGGTGGTAGGTGGCCAGGGTCAGCGCCGACGTTCCGGCCATCGAAAGGCCGACAACGGCGCCCCCGGTGGGCTTGACCTGCTTGTTGCTGTGCAGCCACTGAGGCAGCTCGCTGGTCAGGAAGGTCTCCCACTTGTAGGTCGTGCAGCCGGCCTTGCCGCAGGCCGGGTTGTACCAGTCACTGTAGAAGCTGGACTGCCCACCAACGGGCATGATCACCGACAGCCCCGACTGGTAGTACCACTCGAAGGCGGGGGTGTTGATGTCCCAACCGTTGTAGTCGTCCTGCGCGCGCAGGCCGTCGAGCAGATACAGGGCCGGCGAATTGGGGCCGCCGCTTTGGAACTGGACCAAGATGTTGCGGCCCATCGCCGCCGAGGGCACCTGCAGGTACTCCACCGGCAGGCCCGGCCGCGAGAACGCCCCCGCGGTCGCTGAGCCACCGACGACACCGACCAGACCCGTCAGCATGGCCGCGCCAACGGCGCCCACCATGAGTCGGCGCGGCATACCCGTCACGGCGCCACGAAACCTGTCAACAAGCTTCATCCTTGCTTCCTCATCCTTAGTTTTAGGCGCATCCTGAACTTTTGGGCGCATCCTCAACTGGGTCGAACTGCCGGCGCGGGGCGCAGCAGTGCCCGTGT comes from the Mycobacterium shinjukuense genome and includes:
- the fadD32 gene encoding long-chain-fatty-acid--AMP ligase FadD32 — translated: MTYHNPFIVHGKIRFPKGTNLVRHVERWAKVRGDKLAYRFLDYSTERDGVARDILWSDFSARNRAVGARLQQVTQPGDRIAILCPQNLDYLISFFGALYSGRIAVPLFDPAEPGHVGRLHAVLDDCTPSTILTTSDSAEGVRKFIRSRSARERPRVIAVDAVPNEVSATWQEPVADETTIAYLQYTSGSTRIPSGVQITHLNLPTNVLQVLNALEGSEGDRGVSWLPFFHDMGLITALVAPVLGQSFTFMTPAAFVRRPGRWLRELARKPGETGGTFSAAPNFAFEHAAVRGVPRDDEPPLDLSNVKGILNGSEPVSPASMRKFFKAFEPYGLRPTAVKPSYGLAEATLFVSTTPMNEKPTVIHVDREELNNQRFVEVSADAPNAVAQVSAGKVGVDEWAAIVDPETASELPDGQIGEIWLHGNNLGIGYWGKDEETVKTFRNILKSRISESHAEGAPDDGLWVRTGDYGAYYRGHLFIAGRIKDLVIIDGRNHYPQDLEYTAQEATKALRVGYVAAFSVPANQLPQKVFDDPHAGLKFDPEDTSEQLVIVGERAAGAHKLDYQPIADDIRAAIAVGHGVTVRDVLLVQAGTIPRTSSGKIGRRACRAAYLDGSLRSGVGSPTIFATESD
- the culp6 gene encoding carboxylesterase Culp6, which translates into the protein MAKNARRRRHRILAWTAACAMAVVVALVIVAGVMLLRRPESPPSAVPPGVLTPGATPSHPRKPRPAFQDASCPDVQLVSVPGTWESSPQDDPYKPVQFPKALLLTVTGPISGQFPASRVQTYTVPYTAQFHNPLSADNQMSYNDSRAEGTRAMVQAITDMANNCPLTSYLLIGFSQGAVIAGDVASDIGNGRGPVDEDLVLGVTLIADGRREPGVGNQVPPSPPGEGAEVTLHEVPVLSGLGLTMTGARPGGFGALDGRTNEICAAGDLICAAPREAFSPANLPTTLNTLAGGAGQPVHAMYATPEFWNSDGQPATEWTLNWARGLIEKAPHPKHG
- a CDS encoding esterase family protein, whose protein sequence is MRGLSVLTRALCVVALSVAAGFAAATPGSLGVANAAPYETLMVPSAAMGRDIPVAFLAGGPHAVYLLDACDAAPDVSNWVTAGNAMNTLAGKGISVVAPAGGAYSMYTNWEQDGSKQWDTFLSSELPDWLAANKGLAPGGHGAVGAAQGGYGAMALATFHPDRFGFAGSLSGFLYPSSTTINGAILAGLQQYGGVDGNGMWGAPQLGRWKWHDPWVHAALLAQNNTRVWVWSPTNPGASNPAAMMGASAEAMGSARNFYQQYRNVGGHNGHFDFPGGGDNGWGSWAAQLSAMTGDIVGAIR
- the ag85A gene encoding diacylglycerol acyltransferase/mycolyltransferase Ag85A; this translates as MKLVDRFRGAVTGMPRRLMVGAVGAAMLTGLVGVVGGSATAGAFSRPGLPVEYLQVPSAAMGRNILVQFQSGGPNSPALYLLDGLRAQDDYNGWDINTPAFEWYYQSGLSVIMPVGGQSSFYSDWYNPACGKAGCTTYKWETFLTSELPQWLHSNKQVKPTGGAVVGLSMAGTSALTLATYHPQQFVYAGAMSALLDPSQAMGPTVIGMAMGDAGGYKASDMWGPSGDPAWQRNDPLLNVGTVIANNTRLWVYCGNGKPSDLGGNNLPAKFLEGFVRTSNIKYQDAYNAGGGHNAVFNFPDSGTHSWEYWGAQLNAMKSDLQQALGATPNGGTTNGNTQHT